From one Burkholderia latens genomic stretch:
- a CDS encoding DUF2946 domain-containing protein: MLHRHRHLTAWLGVFAIWLAIAAPLVSQWRIAHVASPDATICSAKHDAARAAPAHDHALHLDACGYCGFFAHMPAAGGVAAASFAFVPVATVSAAAPPAVAAHAERYPRAYPRAPPERA, translated from the coding sequence ATGCTGCACCGACATCGTCACCTGACCGCCTGGCTCGGCGTGTTCGCGATCTGGCTCGCGATCGCGGCGCCGCTGGTGTCGCAGTGGCGCATCGCGCACGTGGCGTCGCCCGATGCGACCATCTGTAGTGCAAAGCATGACGCGGCCCGCGCAGCCCCAGCGCACGATCATGCGTTGCATCTCGATGCATGCGGCTATTGCGGCTTCTTCGCGCACATGCCCGCGGCTGGCGGCGTGGCCGCCGCGTCGTTCGCTTTCGTCCCCGTCGCGACCGTTTCCGCTGCCGCGCCGCCTGCCGTCGCCGCACACGCCGAACGTTATCCGCGCGCTTATCCGCGCGCACCGCCCGAGCGCGCCTGA